In one Oryza glaberrima chromosome 2, OglaRS2, whole genome shotgun sequence genomic region, the following are encoded:
- the LOC127763225 gene encoding uncharacterized protein LOC127763225, whose amino-acid sequence MAPKRQRGRLNRLQQKGMLAEGEAAGDPSSPLSPPNPRFGMKYKQGDGCTGENDKHKKQKAHTTVLGDLIDVFEEQFGDLYDSGQGVWSEFSKGVASMLSESVLAVASFKGDKMVCSCSGIIILCKPLVTTLLTSASLVRSSHDDSQIDHDLMVKVRNVHDQYWLGTVEHYDLDYDILLVDIQTPYLCVARLYHEVQLGPGSKVVAVGRVFNTKKLMAASGLVKDKRDISDQEECTISTCKISKVGIGGPLIDLDGNFHGMNFYGEGETPFLPTNIILECLKRFGLSQVGNRQGDYCTSGDGNVKDYRTDLVFPQDLLDMIHENIRSRSYPLPARMCGMHLVNSFEEGFRPLDPCGEDFMNELNVELVSKLSQSVVSLAAFNGKIRWFACSGILIKYGQCTSVLTSASLVRYSDDDTKINDDLQIEICLPNGQCVKGVLQCCCLEYNVAVIKIREFTDLCAIQLERRRQFKSGSKVVAIGRIFAEGRLTATHGMLTDKQSKLDCEVLMVSTCKITKAGIGGPLVDFSGNFVGMNFYDDDETPFLPRNEIIMCLRRFQTKGTKAVGYIDESPRPNRWPVPEPYWSYTSDVKRLSLEELMSRAPKFGWTSPF is encoded by the exons GCGGCAGGTTGAACCGACTGCAACAAAAGGGCATGCTTGCCGAAGGGGAGGCGGCTGGTgatccttcttctcctctctcccccccaAACCCAAg GTTTGGAATGAAATATAAACAAGGAGATGGTTGCACAGGAGAAAATGATAAACATAAGAAGCAAAAAGCTCACACAACAG TGCTTGGGGATCTGATTGATGTCTTTGAAGAACAATTCGGTGATTTGTATGATTCTGGGCAAGGTGTCTGGAGTGAGTTCAGTAAAGGAGTTGCTTCAATGTTATCTGAAAGTGTTCTCGCTGTTGCTTCATTTAAGG GAGATAAGATGGTATGTTCATGCTCAGGCATAATTATACTTTGCAAGCCACTTGTCACAACTTTGCTCACTTCAGCAAGTTTGGTGAGATCTTCTCATGATGACAGCCAGATTGACCATGACTTGATG GTTAAGGTGCGTAATGTGCATGACCAGTATTGGTTGGGAACAGTGGAACACTATGATCTTGACTACGATATTCTACTTGTCGACATTCAGACCCCTTATCTTTGTGTAGCACGCCTTTACCATGAGGTGCAACTTGGGCCAGGTAGCAAGGTAGTAGCTGTGGGTCGTGTTTTCAACACGAAAAAATTGATGGCTGCAAGCGGGTTAGTGAAGGACAAAAGGGATATATCTGATCAGGAAGAGTGTACTATCTCCACTTGTAAAATCAGTAAG GTTGGGATTGGAGGACCCCTTATTGATTTAGATGGAAACTTTCATGGCATGAACTTCTATGGTGAGGGAGAAACACCCTTCCTTCCAACGAATATAATTCTTGAATGCTTGAAGCGCTTTGGGCTATCTCA GGTTGGAAATAGGCAGGGAGACTATTGTACAA GTGGGGATGGGAATGTAAAGGATTACCGAACTGATTTGGTCTTTCCACAAG ACCTTCTTGATATGATACATGAAAATATACGCTCTCGCAGTTATCCATTGCCAGCTAGAATGTGTG GCATGCATTTGGTTAATTCTTTTGAAGAAGGATTTCGCCCTCTCGATCCTTGTGGTGAAGACTTCATGAATGAACTCAATGTGGAGCTTGTGTCAAAGTTGTCCCAGAGTGTTGTCTCACTGGCTGCATTCAACG GAAAAATAAGGTGGTTTGCATGCTCAGGCATACTTATAAAGTACGGTCAATGCACAAGTGTACTGACGTCAGCAAGTTTGGTCAGGTATTCTGATGATGACACTAAAATCAATGATGACTTGCAG ATTGAAATCTGCCTTCCAAATGGGCAATGTGTCAAAGGGGTGCTGCAGTGCTGTTGTTTAGAGTACAATGTCGCTGTTATCAAAATCAGAGAGTTCACTGATCTTTGTGCAATACAACTTGAACGCCGAAGGCAATTCAAGTCTGGTAGTAAGGTGGTAGCCATAGGGCGTATCTTTGCTGAAGGGAGATTAACAGCTACACATGGAATGCTTACTGACAAACAGAGCAAACTTGATTGTGAGGTGCTTATGGTCTCCACTTGTAAAATTACTAAG GCTGGGATAGGAGGCCCCCTTGTTGATTTCAGTGGGAACTTTGTTGGCATGAACTTTTATGACGATGATGAAACTCCATTCCTGCCTAGGAATGAAATTATTATGTGCCTGAGGCGTTTTCAGACTAAAGG GACCAAGGCTGTTGGATATATTGATGAGAGTCCTCGCCCAAACAG GTGGCCAGTGCCCGAGCCGTACTGGTCTTACACGTCAGATGTAAAGCGTTTGAGTTTGGAAGAACTGATGAGCAGAGCTCCCAAGTTTGGTTGGACATCGCCGTTCTGA